GCAAGCAGCAGCGGCTGATGGTTGTTCTCGTCACTGTCCAAAACTGTGTCCAAGGAGGCCTCCCGCTAGGAGTCTAGCTGCAGGAAACTTCTCGGGGCCGCATTGTTTAGCGCCGGGAGAACCGGGGAACGTTGCGGGTATGGGAGGAACCGTAACGTTGAAGGCGGTCCTGTTTGACCGCGACGGAACACTGGTTGTTGACGTGCCATATAACGGCGATCCGCAGCTGGTGCGACCCATGGATGGTGCCCGTGAAGCATTGCAAAAAGTACGCCAGGCAGGGCTGGCCACGGGAGTGGTAACCAACCAGTCGGGCGTGGCGCGTGGGCTGTTGACCGTGGAGCAGATGCACTCCGTCAACCACCGAGTGGATCAGTTACTGGGACCGTTCGACGTGTGGGAGTTCTGTCCCCACGGACCAGAGGACGGTTGCGCCTGCCGCAAGCCCCGGCCGGGAATGATCCTGGAAGCCTGCCACACCCTGGGTATCAGCCCGGAGGAGGCGGCCTTCGTTGGCGACATTGGTGCTGACATGGAGGCGGCTGCTGCTGCCGGTGTCAAGGCTGTGTTGGTGCCAACGGAAGTCACGCGACGCGAAGAGATCGAGGCGGCCGGCCGTGTTGCGGAGGACCTGGGCCATGCAGTGGAGCTCCTGCTGACGGAGGCTCCGGGCCGGACTATGGACGGAACTCCGGACCGGACTATGGACCGGACCTTGGACGAGCAGGATGCCCCTGTATGAGCCGCGTCCTGGTAGCCCGGCTGGACAGTATGGGCGATGTCCTCCTTTCCGGACCTGCCCTGCGGG
The sequence above is a segment of the Arthrobacter sp. StoSoilB22 genome. Coding sequences within it:
- a CDS encoding HAD family hydrolase, which gives rise to MGGTVTLKAVLFDRDGTLVVDVPYNGDPQLVRPMDGAREALQKVRQAGLATGVVTNQSGVARGLLTVEQMHSVNHRVDQLLGPFDVWEFCPHGPEDGCACRKPRPGMILEACHTLGISPEEAAFVGDIGADMEAAAAAGVKAVLVPTEVTRREEIEAAGRVAEDLGHAVELLLTEAPGRTMDGTPDRTMDRTLDEQDAPV